In the genome of Sardina pilchardus chromosome 17, fSarPil1.1, whole genome shotgun sequence, the window GGAGAGGACATGACCTGTGTTATTTGACTGAGGCCTGTTCAGTGATCCATTCCTGACTGTAGggtgctacatgtacagtacatctaatTTTACTGGGATTTTTCCCTTCCCATTGCAAGGCCACTTACAAGTGCTGCAGTGCCAAAGAATAGCTGATAAATGACCTGCTCACGGTGCAAATGTTTAGATTGATTAGAGTGTCAGATCACTgaatttaaaatgtttaattagATGTGTAATACTTTTATAGTATAGGGACTTAACCTACTTGTATGTTATGTTTTGCTTGCAACTAGTTTTGATACCCTTGAAATTATTTGATGATTGAAATTTGATGGTAGGTCATACACAATTCTAGCTAATCAAGCATGGATGGGTGGGGTGTAAGGTGATTCGCTGTTCAATTCTTGAAAACATTCAAAAGGGTTGTGCGGCCTATAAGTTCCCACCCAGTGCTCAATGTTTTCTCTTTCAACAATTGAGCTGGCTCTCATCAAAACGATTAGGCgtctgttatttgttttttagTCTTATTTGACCAACAAGAATAAATATAAATCTACAATCACATActccaatctctttctctcagtccctctctcacagtctctttttttttttttttttatcaaacctAGAAAATATAATTGGATGTTAAACAGGAAATATGTGCTTGTTTTTTAACATGAACAAGTAATCACTTATACAACATTCATAATGGATATAGACACTTTCAATTAATCTTTTATGTCCTTTCCTTCAAGGTGGGTCCTCAATCACCATCTATGGAGCCACTAATGGGAGTATAACACTATAGCCCCAAGTGACAGGACAGATAAGTGAAATTCTATGGAAACACAAAGGCAACAAGATGGTGGAGTGGGACGGACCAGGGGCAGATCCCTTTGAATATTTAACGTTCAAAGGACGGACCAAGTTGGACATAGAAACGGGTGATGTAACCATTTTAAAACTAACCAAAGATGATAGTGGCGAGTATGTCGCAGAAGTGGTTATTGGTTCAGCATTAAGGAGTTTGACATACGAAGTTGAAGTAATTGGTAAGTGCAACAACTTTTATTCACCTAATGACATACAAATAATTGTACAACACATTATAACAAAATCCTTTGTGTATGAGATGTTTGTGATGGCAAATTCCATTAATTTAGGATCAGTCTAATGAACATTTATGGCTCACATACAGTTTCATTCAGATAACTAGATGCTGTACAACTAGAtgtagcgcgcgcacacacacacacacacacacacacacacacacacacacacacacacttacacaaaagcaaactcacacatgcacacacccatttatatacacatgagctgcaagagtaggagatatatgcatATTAATGGTAAAAATAGGAGATACCGGAAAGTTAACAagtgtcatttatttttgtggagagaatgtgcagaactgagcagtggtcatattgtgtactgtTTTGCTAgttttcttccttcctcttGCATTGATTCATGAGACTATATTGATGGAAATTTGGGTTTCACATTGAACACAATGACATGTATGGAAACCACAGGTGatgctactgtatactgtacatctgtttTGCAGTGAATCTCTTCCACTTTTTAAGACCTAATCTACAATTTGTCGTTAGACacttttgtaacattgtatctgtttgttttagACCCTGTCACTAAACCAGAGATCACCTGTACCAGCAGTGAATGTATAACAAGATCTAATGGTGAAGCAAAGGGTGATTGGGCACTATCTTTCATTATGGGCACTGGGTGCTATTGAGGCATAATCTCTGTGACACTATCTCTTTGCATTTCCCTCTTGCTTTCTTATTACTGACACAGGcatcacacatacattacatttatctttctttcccttAGACTTTTGATTACATATATTTATTAACTTTGATTACTTTAAATAACATACCTCTCAGTTAACATTAATTCTGTTGTCTGCCTCCATTTTATGTTATGGTTCAGAACCAGCCGTAACAACAGAAAACGAAGGGAATCGTCGTACCATCATTGGTGCATTATGTGGTGCACTTGGAGTTGGAGTTGCAGTTGCAGTTGCAGTTGTAGGAGTCTTTTTCTGCCACAAGAGGAAAACCAAAGGTATCAATAAGTCGTACCTGATTTAATATAGAAATGACTCCAAAACCATTATTAAAATGCACACTACTTATATCTGAATGCTTTCAACAGGGCATGATGCAAATGAACATACAGAAGAAAAAGTAGGACTAACCTCTGCAGGAAATGAGAAAGATCTGCAGTCTCCTGAGGAGCACGATGGAGCACGCCATCATGCAGATACCCCCTCCATCGAGAGGAATATTGACGAGAGTCCATGTGATTACAATAAGACAAAGGGGATATGGGAAGCAAAGGTTATGACACCAGATAACAAACAAGGCCCACCAAAGAAACAAACTTCTGAGTCAAAAAAACAGAAGTTACCTGACACTGAGGAATCATTTACACATGAACCATCTGCAAGAAATTATGAAAAGGATGCTGGGCCTTGCTCCACTGATGAAATACACCAACAAAACGGTTCCTCTTCTGATTGTTCCAAACAGCCTGGGAATCCTAAAGATGGCCTTAGTGTGCCTGTGGTGAACCTAAGTTCAGGTGTAGGCGCGATTTCACCAGATGGTGAAGTAACACCGTCAACACAAGAACCACACGCTGCCCTCAAGGGACCAACTGCTGCATCAAAGGATGAAAAGGAGTTACAAACAGAGCAATCAAGTGGAAACCAACATGTACCAGACACTGAAGCAAAACCTGCTGCTGCGTCAAAGGATGAAAATGAGTTAAAAACAGAGCAATCAAACGGAGACCAACATGTAGCAGATACTGAAGCAAAACCTGCTGCTGCGTCAAAGGATGAAAATGAGTTGAAAACAGAGGATGAAAATGAGTTAGAAACAGAGCAATCAAGTGGAAACCAACATGTAGCAGATACTGAAGCAAAACCTGTTGCTGCGTCAAAGGATGAAAATGAGTTGAAAACAGAGGATGAAAATGAGTTAGAAACAGAGCAATCAAGTGGAAACCAACAAGTACCAGACACTGAAGCAAAACCTGCTGCTGCATCAAAGGATGAAAATAAGTTAAAAACAGAGCAATCAAACGGAGACCAACATGTAGCAGATACTGGAGCAAAACCTGCTGCTGCGTCAAAGGATGAAAATAAGTTAGAAACAGAGCAATCAAGTGTAAACCAAAATGTACCAGACACTGAAGCAAAACCTGCTGCTGCATCAAAGGATGAAAATGAGTTAAAAATAGAGCAATCAAACGAAGACCAACATGTAGCAGATACTGAAGCAAAACCTTGTACAGATGTAAAACACCCCACCTTTAAGGAACCAACTACTGCATCAATGGAGGAAAAGGACCCTGGGCTTTCCTCCTGCACTGATGGAGCACGCCATCATGCAGGTTCCCCCTCCATCGATAGGAATATTGACGACAGTTCATTTGATTACCATGAGACAAAGGGAATATGGGAAGCAAAGGTTATGGCAACAGATAAACAAGACCCAGGTGTAGGCACAATTCCACCAGATGCTGAAGTAACACACAAGAAGTCAACACAAGAAGCACATACCGACCTCAAGGGATCAACTGCTGCATCAAAGGATGAAAAGGAGTTACAAACTGAAGCACAGCTTGCTGCTGCATCAAAGGATGAAAAGGAAGAGGATCCTGGGGTTATCTCCAGCACTGCTGGAGCACACCAACATACAGGTTCCCCCTCTGAGTCATCCACACCACCTACAGACAATGAGGAGGCCCTCAGTGAGTCCAGGCTGAATCAAAGTGATGATTCAAGTGGAGACCAAAATGTATCAAACACTGAGGAAACACCCTGTATAGATAAAAATCCAATTCCAATTACGGAAGAGAATATTGGACCTTCTGGCAGAAGAAACAGTGATGATACTGATTAAGTTGATGTAAAGACGACAAGTGATGTTCCCTGATGGgaaaaccaaccaaccaacttcTCCATCAAAGAATGAAGAGAATTCTGGGtgttctgacacacacaaccaaaagaTTCTTCCCCTGAGTCTCCAAAACTGCCTGAAAACGCTGCTTGTGCCTTTGGTGATGACCACAACTGATTGCAATGACGAGCCAAGCATAAGCAGATCATGAATGAAACGCAATGGAAAAATAAAGCGCTCTTGACAGACCTGTCTTTGCAACAGAAAGCAGCTATATGGCAAAACCTTTGTTAGAGAGAAGGAATTGGTACAGAGTAGACCAGTTTTTGGTGGGATACAGCTTTTGAACCAGAGTCAGGCTCAAAAGACCGTACCAAATGCAGCACACAACTCCAGTGATAAATCATTTGAATCAATGGAAGAATTCTTTGACACTCCTAGGGATTCTGAGGGGACCCATACTGAATTCAAAATTCAAGAAATTAGGCTGTAATTTTAAATCTCTTTAAATGTTACTGATCTCATATAATCTTATTTATAAtccaaatgtacatactgtatttcaatAGCCTCATGCTATTGCTTACTCAGAGAAGTAATTCTCAAATATTTAGATATTTAGATCTAAATATATAAACTCAAATATCTTCACTTGTGTTTATGTGCAAACTGCAATCACTTAAATTTGTGTCAAGACCTCTTAAATAAAAGCCATTACTGTAAGAAACAAATGTAAGACATATAATCCTTTTTGACTACAATTGTCAACAAATTATGCATGTTCTGATAAACCTTTTATTTTGATTATATTTAACATGCAGACATGGGGCCAGACATGCTGCTGTATGCTATTCCTCTTCAGTTCAGATTAAACTGATTGTTTCCCATCAGAATTTGCTGCTGCTGTATGATTTAAAAGCAGTCATAGCTATGGAAATATTTATGTGATTATGTGGGATGATGATTGTACGCAATTTCAAACCCATACCGATTTGTTGAGCAACCTCCCTGGTGTGATTTGTTTGAGAAAAAAGCATTTGTTTAAATATAAACAACAATATAAACAACCGTGACGTCCTTTGCAATCACTGACTACCTTTAATCAATGAGAGTTGAAGCAGAGATGTTCTAAAGAATATTAGAAGCCACTGAATGCTGTTTTGGAAGGCAGGAGATCTTCTCATTTTGGACGCACCCTATGATCTCAGAATGATGTCAGTAAAAAGTGATGCCTAAGTCTGACTTTGTTGTTGGTAGTTTCAAATTGGAAGTTAAATTGTTACGTAttaaaggtggggtaggagatgTTTGGAGTATGCTCtctgaagcttttttttttacatattgcttgaaatactCTTCAAACCCCCATTGCAACCATTAAATtaaaagttttgacacaaaaatgaaaagttttagtggcctctagaacgaacaatccaggaaaaacactatccaatTATACTGAACGGACTGTAAATGATGTTTGGATTCTGATGCATCTAGTATCAAACTGCaatctgctcctctctcccgcTCGTGAACAAGCATTGCACGTTCCTGTACTCTGGAGTCCTGACTTCGAGGTaagtctgaagaaaggggttgggacttttgacctgtgtattttcaaaatgcagctcTGCTGGAATCATTTTCCAGGATCttctaccctacctttaagtgtATCAGCAGACTGttctgcactgcactgttctgcactgcactgcactgcactgttcaTAAGTGGAAATGTGAGGAGGTATCCTGTCAGTGTAGCCCCAAGCAGAGCCGTCCACCCACAAAGTGAAATTAAAGTGTGATAACAGCACctcaaaaaataaatcaattcaGTATCTGCAAGTTActttaaaggccagttcaaaccgatttagttgcagagttttagaacacttTTGCAGGGAGCTACTGTGACGTTGGCTAAAAACTCCTATCTTGTCCTCACGCCTAgactgttgttatggtaacatTGTTGCCATTTTAATGTCGTTCCAGTGGTCTGAACGCCTCAGTTTTAAAACACATTGTTGCAGAaagttgctggtttttagaatgttgcagctcgtctcgtcgcggatcttgtgtttgaactggccttaactTTCAGTGAATGATGGACAATGTAATAGGTTATTATGACGTTTTGCAGTTGATATGAAGAATTGAATGTGTGTATCAgtttaggattttttttttttttttaaatgtgatcCATAAATGTTATGATATAAAACATCTGTAAAAGAGATACTTCCTTTTTAAAGAATTAATCCTACACTTGAAAGATTTATGCAGAGAGCATTCTGTTCTGTACATTCCATAGAGTAGAGATGATTTATTAAGCATTTTGCACTCTCACTGCCTCAATGCAGGTGCTACTTACTTTTTCTCTCAACATTGAGCTTTAGAAAATAAGCTACCAATTTATGACCTTAAACAGCTTTCCTACCCAGGTGCTGCCTTAAACCGGCAGACCTCAATGGATTCTATATTCAACCGAACACTCAGTCATCAATGAGTAGTACTATGCTAAGGCTATAGTGTCAATCTGTCAGAGAGCTGACTGACAAGTTGGTATGTTAAGTGACTGTATTTCAGTTAAACAAATCATCTCATCTGGTTCTCTTTGTAGATAACTGTGAAATGTAATCAAGGGTAAGCAACTGAATATCTTAAAGGAATACCATCATGAAGTAAGAAATGATTAATCTGTcatatggccacacacacatgctggactTTGCCCACTTCACCCATCACACGCATCATGCGCAGTGTGCAGAGCACTAAGGGTGACAGCATTTATGGCCAGAGCAGGGCAGTCAGTTTGAAGTTCATTAATAAAAGATTTAACACTGGTtgtgtgtgattggtttagtCAATTTCACGTCACCAGAGAGGTCTCACCCCTGACTTGATGTAGCTATAGGTTTGTGTTTTAGAGGACTACAGCATCTTCCCCGATAGGAGCAGCCTCAATGCAAACTGCTGGTCACTTTTACTCTGGAACACTTACTTTTCAAAATGCACCAAGACTATGGAGGTGTATTTGGTGCAAAACTCTTGAGCAATAGATTTTGCATTGTGTTGTAGCCAAATCACAAATGTTTCTCAGTAAATTTGAGGTCAATATGATTTTTTATGTCCtgtgaacagaacacaactgttACAACTTCACAAATCCTTCATGCTTGTGCAAATCCCATACCACACTTCACAAATCAAAATTATTCTATGCTCACATTTGTGTTACTATCACAGCAgtataaaacacacatgttgcctgtaaaaaaaggaaaaatgtaCAGCAGTTACCTGAATCAAATTCTTCATTTCAAGTACAAGCTACGTGCACAAAAGATTttcttttgtcttgtttgtttccagtagagccaggtgtgtttgaacctgttgctattgttaatgtaattagtgtctataTGCACCCGGTTCGGTGTTGCACCTAGTAAATCAGCACGTTATGATACAGAAGGATATAAAATTGTTATCATTGGGCAAACAAGATACTCAGAGTCGGCGTGAAGATGTAAGGAGccgaatataacagaagatgccgtcaCAACACAGTTAACGCTCCACTGGAAATAAAAGTTCAAATGGAAGAGCCTTTCGTGCACGCTCTTCTGTGCATCCAGTTAAAAGAGTCATATAGTGCAtataaaaagtattcaccccCCTTGGATAACTGACTTTGTAAATGGAAtcttggaatttgaattgaattagtAATTTTTTAGAATAATTTACAacatgtttaaatgtttaaaacatGTTTCTACAAAATAATGTTGATTAATTcaaaatatataatgtataagtgattgcataaatatttccccattttttttttttttaatctttccaTGTCCTGATAGTTTTACTTCATTTGCTCATCAACTATAACTCTCACTAATGTGTTGCAAAGGGGATAGGAGGCGAGGGGCCATGATTCATTTGTGGGGGCTCTACGCaatgtgcatgcacatacagagtGGTCCATCTCTAATGATATGAGAGACTCAGTGAATGGTGAAGCTGAACACATCAAATAGAGGTCAACGGTTCTTTGGGCAGAAAAAAGTTGCTGGAACATTTTATCAACATATGAAATAAGAGCCAGAGTGGAAGAGCAAACTTTCTTTAGGTGAGACTGTGGAAATAAAGACATTCTACAGAGCGATGTGAATAAGTTCAACAAAACACATAATTGAATCCTTTTAGTTTCTCCTGGAAAAGAGTTAGAATTGAAAAATCAGGTATATCAAACAATACATCAAGGCAACATACCTGCAGTAAGTGAAAAAAGTTACTAGACTACACTGTTATGGCTGTTCCTACAGATTCCATCTAAACTGGTCAAATGTGAGGCTTAGCTGTACTAGGTGTAGAAAAAGGCTACATTCAAATGACcatccatagatatatatattgagtATAGTCAAggcgacatctagtcaatatatatatctatgatgACCATCAAGCTCACTGACTGACGAGAGCACACAAGCTGCTGACATGTTTCACAAGTGCAAGGTCATTTCCATGATTGTGTCCAGATTCACCATCATGACTTTCACATTTCTTTTACTTTTCAAGGAATGAAAAGTTGATAACAGCTCAACTTAGTGACTTCAGTGAATAAACAATTTCAGCAGTAATTCAATGTAAGTATTAGCCCATTATTCTTTTCCACATAATTATTGGTAGCCTATATTGCCCATAACTCCCCAAGATATAGCAGATCTATGGCCTTTCAATAACCAAGATGAGAGCTTAAGACTAGGTATTGGTATTTTACTGTAGGTATTgaaactacagtacagtagaaatAGCCAAAGCCCTGAAGGCTTAATGTCTGGTGTTCCTCATAGACCAAAGGTCATAATCATGCGTTTTATGGTGCTGGCTGATTTTACTATCAAGATTTATTGTGTTCACAGTTGGTGTTTCACAAAGCctgttctgtttgtttatggGTATCATTTCAGGTAATACAAAAAATCAGTTCCTGCAAgttatattttaatattttaatatatttttaaaatatatttcaatacTTTGAGTGAAAATGACAGTGTACAGTAGTATGTTATTCTGAAGTTTTGGTAAAGTGTTGCAGAAGAATGCAGATTTCATGTATGTTGACTTGCAGGTgacagagactgtgtgtatCAGGCGACCACACATGCTGGATATTGCCCTTTACCAGCAATTGCTCAATCTGAATAAAAACAATCTGATGCTGTGCGGTGGTCATGATAAAGACAGATGTAAAAATACTTTTTGGTAAAGTAGTTGGGGaaataatataatacaatatatgccttcaataatcaataatgactgttttgataattttgtgttgaaacaatgtaataaaatatattcatttatttcttgAAACATCAACTATGCCAACTTTtttgcatacatgtacacagtTTCAGGTAACCGTTGTAAAACTGCAAAGGAAATGTTAATGCATCATCAATTTTAAACGACTATTACCCAGGGGGGCATGTTAGGAAAATCTTCCAAGTATTTAAGATTTTAAGAAACAAGAACCACAAAAGTAGTATGTTTTTTGACTCTGGCCCAGAGGAGAGTGTCCAGACAAGAGGATTCCCCTCCCTGCTAAACAATCTCTGTCCTCTGAAACTCAGGGCAACTTTTTTGCAAAAGCAGTGCACGTATACATAAAATATTGGCAAGATAACTGTgacaaatgtactgtacttaACAATGATGATAACAATAATTTCTTTAACAGGGCAAAACTGCCTTttttagggaaatcagacatgggctgctgtaaaaggttgtcatacaaaaataaaatctagggagtcccaggatcacaacctgggacAACCCATGcagtcaataagctgctgtttgtgtgttatcaccccctttatgccccattataagtctatggacgaatatggggtgaatagggtaaaatccttagatgattactcactgtaagataatacttttttgtattgcaagttttctgaaatactttatacatttatgtagatgaaccattatcaaatgaaatatgcatgAATTTGCATACATATATAACCTTGGGCTTGGGGGGCTTaaagtgcacctctatcaaccAAACAAACTTTTGGTGAAAGGTCCGGCTATGTTGAATATAGAAATGTGTGGGACAATTTGGGTTACAATAACCTAAAGCTACATGGGTGTACATTGAGAATcaatgcattacaatacaatgcaaatagTATAGAGATTCATTGTCAAatgttgtggaagaaggtgagacttgtctcagcacatattaaatcatatctacagggtgtaagatcctagaaaatatataggttaggCTCAGCCAAGGCTGTTTCTCACCGTATTTACCCATAAGGTACACAGGCCAAACTTTTGATAATATGCTATTGCGTACATTTAAGTGTGATGCCTCATTTACATATTTTtacatgatatttaaaaaaccttcaatacaaaaaagtattgccttaatgtgaataatcatctgaggaatttttgtggggatatctatttgttaacatttttactctattcaccccataatatattcgtccatagacttataatggggcataaaaagggagataacacacaaacagcagcttattgaccgggttttattatttattttgttcattagattttatttttgcatgacaaccttttacagcagcccatgtctgtaaaCCCCCTCTGCCCCCTGGGTATATATTCATATGTGccataaaaaacacacaatgcaaaCCTACATATTCAAATGTGCAATTAAAAACTGTCAGAACCCAGAATCGGAATCAGATCAAATCAAACTCAATGGAAGCAACTTTTAATTGTAACAGTTCAGACTGTAGGCAATACACGTAGGCCGGTAGGCAGACAGGCACAAGCAAACAGTCCATAAACGACAGGCAGGGTTCACAGGCAGACAGGGTTCAGGTAAGCAATCCAAAAACGACAGTCAGAGGCTCAGAGACAGGCAGCTCTTACTTGAGACAGGCAGCTCTTACTTGAGACAGGCAGCTCTTACTTGAGACAGGCAGCTCTTACTTGAGACAGGCAGCAAACAGCATAAACTGTGACAATCCAACAAACTAAACTAACAAAGGCAGGGTTTAAATATCCAAACTGATTGGCAATGATAGGACACAGGTGAAGAGACAAAATGGAGGGAACACAACAGACAGGAAGTTACCCAAATAAGGACATGGGTGTGGCCCTTGGCACACAACAGAAGCACATGCTAGATCAACAAAACAAGGAGCTAACATTACATTGACAGGTAGGAGGAGACAAAACTAAAAGTCCAAGTGCAGATCCTGACAAAAACGaccacagcacagtgtgtgtgtgtgcgcgtgcgtgcgtgcgtgcgtgtgtatgtgtgtgtgtttgtttgtgtgtgtgtgtgtgtgtgcgcgtgcgtgcgtgcgtgtgtatgtgtgtgtgtttgtttgtgtgtgtgtgtgtgtgtgtgtgtgtgtgtgtgtgtgtgtttagaacgAATTACAAAAATTCATACAAAactatattgatattgatatcagtagtacatgtgtgtgtgtgtgtgtaatgaaaaCTTGTTTCAAACTCAGTCTTTGCAAAGATACCATTCTCGTCATCACAACTTTCATGAAACCAGGCAGAACATGGATAACATTTGACCCATTCCCCAGTAGCCTTAGTGGGAACATCCCTGTCCCCCGGAAACCCTGAGATTTTTCAACAGTGGCAGCCATTGCCCAATTTAGCCCTGCTGAACACGGCAAAGAATTCCATCCTTGACAGCTTCTGCCCAGTCATCATCCTCGTCCACTTCTTCCCTTGCTGGTCCCAGTGGTGTTTCAAACTcttagggtgctttcacactaggtcctcTGGACCGGACTCGGGTTCATTTGGTCCGATGGTTCGgctgtttttgatagtgtgaacgcaaccgtaccgaactcgggtgcggacccgggaccgcctgaaaaggtggtctcgggtccggttcgctagaaccctggagcaggttgctaaggAAACGATCTAAAACATATTACCTTTGTCAAAGATACTGAAATAtattttcaaccgtctctgcctttgtcttcttcattgcaccggcttctgctgtgttgccaagtgatatttgtaaacagaattctcGAAGTCCGTGTCTAGAAGCATGTGCTTATGATGCAAACGGACCCGGGTgtgcagacaaacatgtaatgtgaacacagaccaactacagtagaagtaaccgcactcgggtccggtccagttaaacggacctagtgtgaaagcgcccttaaACAGGGTGTTGTCCACCGGTTGCAGCACTGCCAGCGCATGTGTTGTGTGGGCAGGGGAGCACATGATGTGCACATTCTTGCTCTTAGCTTAGTACTAATCTCATATTATAAACGTGGCTATTGTTGTGGCCgtgaaggaggagaaggtgggGCCTGAGGTCATACTTAGGGAGGGACTGAATGAACATTTGTCATTGTTATCAACACATGAAGAGCCAAAGTGGCAAAGCGAACTTAGCTTGGGCGAGACTTTGGAAATAAAGAAATTCTACAGAGTGAGGTGAagagtaacaaaacaaaacacatgatTGAATCCCTCATGTGTCTCCTTGAAAAAAGTTACTATTTATTGCACACCGGTTAGCCAACGTTAAACAATGTTTCTGTACTGACTCAATGTAATATTTCACATGTTATTCTGTGCTCTAATGGGTTTTGTTTCAGTTCACGTTGCCTTTCCAGAAAACATTTCTGTATGAACTTTGTTGTCATGTCAAACCTCTCAAACTGGTTATACTAGTCTCCACTTTTTAAGTAATTGATCACAGAAAACACCATCAACAAAGGCACAATTAAATCTATCAAAACAATAAATCGCGGCAGCATACCTGCAACCACCACTgttctggtggtggtggctttGTGCTGGAGTTGGAGAGAAGGATGCATGCACAAACTTACATATGTTGGACATACCTCACATTCACAGCATACTGGTCAAACAAAAGTGTTTTCAGTTGGAGACTATGCCAAGCTGTTAGCATGTTTTATAGACAGATAAAGAAATACCTTTTTACCCACTGCAATAGCACTTCATAATGACTTATCCAcactgagcagagagagaggaataataTGCTTTAAATAATTTATATGTgagtgctgttgtgtttgtatggctGCTGTAATTTGGAAGCCTGTTTCCGTCACTTGGTGGAAAAAAGCAAAGAATAGATGAgaatatttctgaaatataaaGTCATACTTATGTGAAATGAAGTCACAATTTTCAGatttaaagtcaaaattataTGATTAAAAGTCAAGAGAGAAaatgtcataattatgagataggaaaTGGGATGGAATGTGGATGTGACCGACCAATGGGATAAACTGACATTTACCATGAAGTCGAGAGAAACAGGGAATGGGGGGAAAAGCCAAAATAATAATCAGATCCACAACAATATTTAGGCTACCCTAGGTTGGGTACTTACCAAAAGACCCCAAATCGTTTAGCCTATAATGAGAGGactatggaagcatatgagttccataattcaaatgagaatgcattctgcaatatgcaattctaaaagacattacattaggcaattgctaattcattatgcaatttaatattacaatttgcaatactttctttcaaactgcattttaatatacaaagtgacaatgcaatcatcaaatcaatttgatttattttggt includes:
- the LOC134062224 gene encoding nuclear receptor corepressor 2-like isoform X3, encoding MVEWDGPGADPFEYLTFKGRTKLDIETGDVTILKLTKDDSGEYVAEVVIGSALRSLTYEVEVIEPAVTTENEGNRRTIIGALCGALGVGVAVAVAVVGVFFCHKRKTKGHDANEHTEEKVGLTSAGNEKDLQSPEEHDGARHHADTPSIERNIDESPCDYNKTKGIWEAKVMTPDNKQGPPKKQTSESKKQKLPDTEESFTHEPSARNYEKDAGPCSTDEIHQQNGSSSDCSKQPGNPKDGLSVPVVNLSSGVGAISPDGEVTPSTQEPHAALKGPTAASKDEKELQTEQSSGNQHVPDTEAKPAAASKDENELKTEQSNGDQHVADTEAKPAAASKDENELKTEDENELETEQSSGNQHVADTEAKPVAASKDENELKTEDENELETEQSSGNQQVPDTEAKPAAASKDENKLKTEQSNGDQHVADTGAKPAAASKDENKLETEQSSVNQNVPDTEAKPAAASKDENELKIEQSNEDQHVADTEAKPCTDVKHPTFKEPTTASMEEKDPGLSSCTDGARHHAGSPSIDRNIDDSSFDYHETKGIWEAKVMATDKQDPGVGTIPPDAEVTHKKSTQEAHTDLKGSTAASKDEKELQTEAQLAAASKDEKEEDPGVISSTAGAHQHTGSPSESSTPPTDNEEALSESRLNQSDDSSGDQNVSNTEETPCIDKNPIPITEENIGPSGRRNSDDTD